The following proteins come from a genomic window of Gossypium raimondii isolate GPD5lz chromosome 5, ASM2569854v1, whole genome shotgun sequence:
- the LOC105765989 gene encoding uncharacterized protein LOC105765989 has translation MDSSDSSSMQSASGVDEGCESPTESVPAFMNTNPLSNPHPSLVLHHQNHPPIFFDPSANYLNPFSQSQQIDSLLNIDGFRPLSQRPKPNCCTVDLGSFHLQGLSSSSQSTLGAQELNQGCLYPSSSSLQSRPYHDVRLLTKSDQKSVVKNPKKRTRASRTAPTTVLTTDTMNFRAIVQEFTGIPAPPFSGSSYSRRPDLFGSRSGMRSGHVETLGSLDPLRPSAKRVKPTPFLASSSPSLLNNPLADANITNTSSNNTVPTCSNYAQLPSDLGMLKQTQNMLNLQNQSPLLSFQSFLHPTTLQPCLNLAGFGVNSHGTSAMPSIDDLGMSHGNEDHLRPLDHWNRGSTGTDQNSQRNNSCKLNYSASSSGFQHDKELENVSLRAEGTVDSWNCPADQ, from the coding sequence ATGGATTCCAGTGATAGTAGTAGCATGCAATCTGCAAGTGGGGTTGATGAAGGGTGCGAGTCACCGACGGAGTCGGTCCCAGCTTTTATGAACACTAATCCCTTATCAAATCCACACCCATCACTTGTCTTGCACCATCAAAACCACCCACCAATTTTCTTTGATCCTTCTGCAAATTATCTCAACCCTTTCTCTCAATCTCAACAAATTGATTCACTGCTGAATATTGATGGGTTTAGGCCGCTAAGCCAAAGACCTAAACCAAACTGTTGCACTGTTGACTTGGGTAGCTTTCATCTTCAAGGCTTATCTTCATCGAGCCAATCTACATTAGGTGCCCAAGAACTTAACCAAGGCTGCTTATATCCAAGCTCATCATCCTTGCAATCAAGGCCATATCATGATGTAAGGCTTTTAACAAAATCCGATCAGAAAAGTGTTGTGAAGAACCCCAAGAAACGAACGAGAGCATCGAGAACGGCACCCACTACAGTTCTCACCACCGACACAATGAATTTTAGAGCAATAGTGCAAGAATTTACTGGAATCCCTGCTCCACCGTTTTCGGGTTCATCATATTCTCGAAGGCCTGATCTTTTCGGCTCTAGGTCAGGTATGCGATCCGGTCATGTAGAAACTTTAGGTTCTCTCGACCCTCTACGTCCCTCAGCTAAAAGGGTTAAGCCAACTCCTTTTCTAGCTTCTTCTTCTCCGTCATTGTTAAATAATCCTTTAGCTGATGCTAATATTACCAATACAAGTAGCAATAATACCGTTCCCACTTGTAGTAACTATGCTCAACTGCCTTCTGATTTAGGCATGCTAAAACAGACTCAAAATATGCTAAACTTGCAGAACCAGAGCCCCCTCCTATCATTCCAGTCCTTCCTACATCCTACAACTCTTCAGCCCTGTCTTAATTTGGCTGGTTTTGGTGTGAATTCCCATGGAACTTCAGCCATGCCTTCCATTGATGACTTGGGCATGAGTCATGGGAATGAAGATCATTTGAGGCCTTTAGATCACTGGAATCGTGGTAGCACTGGTACTGATCAAAATTCACAAAGAAATAACAGCTGCAAGTTGAACTACTCAGCTTCTTCATCAGGTTTTCAGCATGATAAGGAATTGGAAAACGTTTCACTTAGAGCTGAAGGTACGGTTGATTCATGGAATTGTCCTGCAGACCAGTAG